Genomic DNA from Caballeronia sp. TF1N1:
GATCCAGTGTCGGTGCCTGCAGCATAGGCACCTGACGAGAAGAAGGAAGTGATGGCAAGCGTCCATGCAAAAAGCAGGACGCGCCGGGAGCGATAAAGGTGGTCGGTGATAGAACGGAAGGTAGCGGCGGGACGACCGATTTTTCGGGAAGCGACGAGTGTCATCAAGGTTCTCCGGGTTTCGGGTTAAATTCGGACAGCAGCAACACACAACTCTCGACTCCGCATCGCTCGCGAAGCCATTCCACTAGCAATCTGAGGTCGGCCCAATAGCGCACCTCTTCTTTCGCTTGAACGCGAATCGAACAGACAACGACGTTCGCGGCGTCATCACCCACTTCAAACAGTGGAAACCACTGTTTGGTTGCCACTCTCTGAATCTTGACGGCCTGTAGTCGGCCGCGCCTGATTTCTTCCTCGATCTGCTTTTGCGGGATCAAGAACACTTGCATGAGTTAGGGCTCCGGCTTCACCGAGCCGAATGCACCGGGGTCGTCTCGCGAGAACGCGCCTTGGTTTTCCAGATCCTGGGGATCCCGCATCGCCGCCGCGGTGGCTTTCACGGGTAGCTTTTCGGCGGCTGCCTTGCCCTGCTGCGTGGAACTGGAAATGGATGGCGCTCCACGCGTCACACCGCCAGCGTCATCCGTCAGGGCAGGGATTTGTAGGGCTCGCACATGCGCAACCACCTTGGAGACGTATCCGTTGGCGATGCCGCGCGACTGCGAACCCGTGTTGTAGCAGGAAAGCGCGTGCAGCAGTGCCGTCTGGCCTTCGCCATATGTCTGCACCGCGCGTGAATAACACCCTGTCAAGACTGCCGCCGAAGCGCGTAAGTTGACGCATGGATCTAGCAAGTCGCTGCCGCTAACGCCGAGCTTCAAAAAATTCGCTGAATTGACCTGCCCGTATCCGACGTCGAAGTTCGCACCGTTTGCCTCCAACGTCGCGATTGTCTGAATCGCTTCCGCTTCCGAGCCGGGCTGCGAAGACAGGCGATAATTTCCGTTCACGTTGATCGCGATCGGATTGTTCCTCGATTCGTGGGCAACCAGGGAGCCCATAGTGATAGGACTGACATTGGGCGCGCACTGCTTCGCTATCTCCATCACGTCGGCCGACGTTCCGGCGTAGGCATTAGCCTGTCCTGCCACGGCAACCATGGCAGCAGACAACGCAGCGAGCAGAATGACGCGGCTCATTGTTAGTCCTTGAAATTGCATTTTCAATGATTAACGTCTATCTTAGTGAGTAACGAGGCTGTGTCAAGCGACAAGAGCAAACCGAAAAAACGCACTGCAAACAATCCGACCGCACCGGCTGAACAGATTCAGTTCGTAATGGTCGGAGGAGAGAAAGCTCCAAAGGGGCCAGCGCGGTATCGCGACCCGGCCAACCCCTTCAACACGTGGAGTGGTCGCGGCAAGCGGCCGCATTGGTTGAGGGACTACCTGGATCAGGGACGTCTCTTGACCGACTTTGAGGTACGCGATCCGGAGGACTGAAATGGGCAAGGTGATACGACTCGATGCACCCAGAGCGAAACGATCTGCTTCCACGCGCTCGCGCGCTCCGCGAACCTTCGCCGGATTCGCCCAGGAAGCACTGAGAGCAACGTGCCACATCGCACGGCGCTGTGCTGCGTTGATCGGTCGTATCGCTTTGCTAACATCGATTGACATACTGATCACCTTGCTTGCGTTATTCGTCAAACCGCTTCGCATACTGACGAAGCTAATTGCTATTGCCGTGCTTTTCGCGGCCCTGTTCGCATTTCTCGATCATGGGAAGCACTTACAGCTTCTTCTATCGTCCATCGGGGTGCTTGCATTTATCTCGGCTCTAAATGCATGCTTTAAGCACGCGCTTGCGCATTCAAATCGTGCGTAATTCCACTCGAGAGGACTGTGAAAATGAAACTCCATCGCACTATTGCCCTGTTCGTTTCGATTGCCGCTGGGGTTGTACCACCGCCCGCTTTCGCGAAAGACGCGTGCGCCTCGCTGTTGTGCATGGCGGGCGAAGCCACTGGTGGGGGCGGCGGTTCGAGCTGCAACAAGCCAATCGAAGATTTCCTGTCGATCGTCGAGTACAGGCACGGACACGTCGATTTGAACGCAACGCCGAATGCCCGAAGGAGTTATCTGAACTCCTGCCCGGGATCCAATCAGGACACGTCGAGCATTGACTCCATTATCTCGGCATTCGGATCGGTCACTCATCTCTAAATCCTTCAGCGATTTACGTCTTGCTGACCATCTTATAAAAATTTAGCAGCATGTTCACCATATTGACTATGCTGCCGGCTTAATGTTAGGCGCGGGGATAATGTGAATATTTGTAACGAAGCGTGATTGAATCGCTTTCGTACAGTTCAATCCAATTTTTTGGTCGGACAACATCATGGCAGCTCTGCAACCAATCTCGCTAAACCTTGGGCATGAGACTGTGCGGCTGAATGTGACACCGGCTGAAGCCGGCTTTCTCATCGAGCGCGAATCGTTTTCGACCGCGCCTGTGGGGAAGATCGGCCCAAAGATCACACAGGTTTTGCTCGCCAACGATGCGAGCATCTCCGAGTTTATGAAGAGTGAGCCGCACTCTGATCGGGTTGGACCGGTTCTTGAGCACCTACTTCGCGAAGCGATGTACGTGGCTCCGGAATCAAGCGAGCCGGCGTCGATCGAGGAGCAATTGGCGGTGCTCAATCGTTTGAGCCGCGCCACCGATGAGATTGAGTTGTTGTACTGCATCAACGCCGTCATCCGTGGCCTCGGTGCGACGAGCTTCATGTATTTCTTGGCGCAAGATGACTCGAGTGGTCAGCCGGCCTCTTATCGAATTCTCACCTCGCATGCTGAGGCGCTGCAGATCTACGTGTCCTTGCGCATGTACGCGGGCGATCCCGCCCTTGAGCGAGCACGCGGACATCCCGAGCCATTTTTCTCCTCAGACTTCGGCAAGATCCAAAAGATGAATGGCGGCGGTCGCAAGATCGCTGAGCGAGCACGTGGTTTCGGGATGAAAAGCCTGGCTGTTGTTCCCGCGCATCATCGCGGAAGCAATCACTTCGGCGTTCTCTACGCTGCGACGGATACGCTGCCCGAAGAGAACGGTGAAGAGCGTCTGCGCGCGAATCAGGCACTGTTCCGAGCACTGTCCGCGCAAGTTTTTGAATGGTACATGCGAAAGGAAGCCTCAGTCGCTTTCAGAAACACTGGTTTGACGCCCCTGGAACTTCAGATTCTCAACGCGTGGAAACGTGGTTTTCAGCTCGACGCGATCGCCGAAGTGCTCAACATTTCGCCGACCTCTTTGAAGCGCCTCCATTTGCCGTCGATCAATGAAAAGCTAGCGACGAAGACAATCCGGAGCTCGGTACAAGTGGCCAGCGACCTGGGGCTACTGCCGCTGGTCTCAGATCGGAAAGTTGCATACGTACTGTACAGCCCCAAACACGGGGTTTTTCTGCGAGCGGACGGAGCTTGCCCGGCATTTTCGAAGCTGTTTCCTGGACCGACCGAGGAAGCGCAGATTTTCGACGACATCGCCGCAGCAAACGAGTTGATTGATGAAGTGATGCCGAATCAGAGAGGCGAGCTCGAATTCAGGCGAGTCGATGTTCACTGCTTTGCGACGAGCGCGTCTCGGGAGGAATGCGTTGCTGTAGGACTGCCCTGGTGGGAGCCTGAAGCGGACCAAGAGGACGAGGGTACTTGGGCTGAGAGAAACGGACCATCGACTTCTTATCATTAGAGCCATCTGAACATTCTGTAAGTCGCGGTCCCCTGCAAGCAATCTCGATAGTTCGAGACACGATGCCGAGGTCGCGGCCGCTTTATGCTCAGTCCATCCGCGGTATCGACCGGCAACAAATGCAACGTTCGGTTCGACCACTTTGGCAAGGGGCAGTTACGTCGATCTCGCTGGCATGGACCAGATAAGGTGCGGTTGTTCGCTCCCCAACGCCGGCGACGGTGTAAGAAACCACGCCGCCATCTGAAGAATCGCGCGTTAACTTCAAGGTATTTCGAGTTTTCGGCCTATACACTGCGCGCTGTCGCTAAGTTTACCTTGCGACAAACGATACGACATCGTACAGTGTACGAAAATTCGCCAAAGACATGACCGGTATCCTGATGTTTGGCGAAACTAGAGCGAAATGTAAAACTCGCACACTTCCGTCAAAAGGACAAAGGTTCGACCATGTCAGATGTTCGCCCCCGTGTCGACAAGCCAATTTTGTCGATTGCGCCGGATGTAAAGCATCGATTGCCTGGGGTCCCCCTGAGCGATCTGCGAAAGGTGGCCGACCACGCAAGCAAGATGCTGGTGAACGTTCGCGAGAGCATGCTCGCGCCGCACCCGCGCAAGAAGTCTCCAATTTTCACAACTTCACAAATCGCAGCGCTTTGTCGCATCGACCGAAAGAAGGTTATTTATTCGTGGGACAAGCCAGAGCTTGGACTACCGCCGGGAACTGCGACAAATCGAACCCGCGAATTCACTCTCGCCGAGGCGCGCGAATGGATCTCGAAGCTCGCGCCATTCAAAAGGCGCCCCGAGGGAGTAAAGGGTAAAAAAATCGCCATTGGTAATTTCAAAGGCGGTGTATCCAAAACCACAACGGCCATGACGCTCGCGCAGGGTTTGTCGCTCTACGGCCGCCGAGTCCTTCTGATCGATCTTGATCCGCAAGCTTCTCTAACTGCACTTACAGGGATCTTAGCGGATAGCGAGGTGGAGGATGATCAGACGGTCCTGCCTTTAGTCTACGGCGATCAAACCGATGTCCGATATGCAATCAGTCCGACCTACTGGGATGGGATTGATTTGATTCCAGCGAGCGCAGCACTCTTCGGTGCAGAGTTCTATCTGCCGTTCAAACAGTCGAAGGATCCTAACTTCGAATTTTGGAACGTGTTGAACAAAGGGCTTAATTCGATCCTCGATGACTACGACGCGATCATTATCGACACGCCCCCTGCCCTGTCGTATATGACAATTAACGCTTTCATGGCAGCGGACGCTTTGATTGTTCCAACGCCACCCAGTGCCCTTGATTATGCGTCTTCAACCCAGTTCTGGAATCTCTTCGCGGATCTAGCGGACAACATGAAGGGTCTGGTACCCGATGTGGAATTGAAGCGTTTCGACTTCATCCACGTCCTGCTATCTAAGGTCGACTCTAATCTCGCTTCAACTCATGCGGTTCGTGATTGGATCAACCGCACTTACGAATCGTTTGTGCTGCCGATCGAAATTCCAACGACCACCGTAACAGCGAGTGCCGCGGCCGAATTCGGGACCGTGTACGACATCTCGAAGTACGAGGGTAGCAATCGAACATATCAACGCGCGCGCGAAGCTTATGACCGGTTTGCGGAGATGATTGACCAAGAGATCGTTGCACTGTGGGACGCTGAGAAGGAGGCAACGAATGGGAATTAAGGACAGGCTGGCTGCGAAGAGTGCTCTCATCGCGCCCGTAATTGCCGAGGAGCCGAGCAATTTGCCGCGTGCTCCAAAAACGGCACCTGGCGCTTTGATGCACGCGATGCCACTGCTAAAAGAGAAACAAGCTGAGATTGATGCGCTCGCAGCAGAGATGCAAGGCCTTCGCGAGAAAATCGCGGAAGGGTCTGATGGTGGTGTTGAGGTCTCCATTTCTAAACTCGTCGAAGTTCCTGGGCGCCGGAGACACATGTCTGCCGAGAAATATGCCGAACTTCGGGAGAACCTTCGGCGAAATAGGCTGATTCATCCTGTGGTCGTTCGTCGGACCAGCGACGACAAGTTCGAGATCATCTCTGGGCATCATCGTGCTGACGCGTACCGTGAGATTGGGCGCGATACGATTCGTGCGGTAGTAGACAGTGGTAGCGAAGATGAAGCCGATGCCGGAGCTTTCTTTGCCAACCTTATGCAATCGGATCTAACCGACTTTGAAAAGTACGTCGGGTTTAAGGCTCGAGCATCGCGGCACCCCAACCTGACAAGAGCAGCAATCGCCGAGCAGGCCGGTCTCACCGAGGCGATGGTCTCTTACATCTTTTCCTTCGACTACTTGCCTTCAGACGTGCTCTCAATCCTCGAAGAGCGGCCGTCGCTGCTCGGCGCGAACGCTGGATACGCTCTGGCAACGTTGACCAAGCAGGGCAAAGCCAATCAGGTAGTCGAAGCAGTGAAGCGCTTGGCAAGCGGGACAATCGACCAGTCTCAGGCGGTGAAGCTCGCGAGTAGCGACCCGTCAAAAACGAAGTCGGCTCCTGCTGCGCCCGTGACCACGAAAATCAAGGTCGGCAAGTCTCTGTATTGCGAACTACGGCGCGCCAAAAACGTAGTGCGCGTCCAATTTCAATCGGATGAAGAAGCAGCGAGAGTGCAATCAGCCATTGCGAAGGTTCTGGAGGCTGAGTCAAAGCATAGCGCCGTGAAGCTAGAATCAGAATAATCGTTCAAATTCAACGACTTAATTTTATTAAGGCCCAAGCATGAGCTAATGCGCACTACAAAGACAAAAGCCTTCGGCTGGAACCGAAGGCTTTTGCTAAGGCACTTGACTGGAATCTCGCACCCTACACTCACCGACTGGAATCGGGAGCGGTACACACAAACCCGAGTGTAGCGAAACGCGATGTGCAGTCAAGCGAATTCAATCCATTTTCGTAAGTGGACCGCTCGACATGTCTATCGCGCAACGCATCGTTGCCGGCGAGGGTGAAACACACCTTCAAGATTCGGCCGCCCTCACCGCTTTTCGCTGTGACTCGACCAACCTGCCCTGGATCATCTTCCGGGCCGCGTTCCGGGCCGCCCACATCGAACAGATCTCGCCGCGTGCTCGCGCGGTGCTCTCCGCCCTCGCCCGCACCGTTGACGCCGCCAAGCCGTTCGCAGCGATCTTTGCGCGCCGTGAGCTCCTAACCGGCCGCGCGATGCAATCCATGCGGACGTTCTATCGCAGCCTTGATGATCTCGAAACGGCCGGCCTCATCGATCGGCGTCCTCAAGCGCGGTACGTCGAAGCGGGTCTGTTCGGCCGGGCGTACCTGCACCTGACCGAACACGCGGCTGCCCTTCTCGGCCTTATCGTGGACCCCGAACCCGCGCGCGCGCCAGAAAATCCCCTGCCACAGTCGGTCATATCCACCGTACCGACCGAATCCGATTCCTCATTTCCGACACCGTCTGCCAAGGTGGCAGACGGTGGAATATGTAAGGATCTAAGCCCTTCTGTTTTTCAAAAGAGACAACCGGGGAAACTGCCTGCGGACCTTCAGCGCCTGCGTGCCCTGGGTTTTTTGGATTTCTTTATTTTCAAACTCATGCGGGAAGCGCGTGAGCACGGCAAGCGCCTGTCCGATGTCGTTGAGGCCACCTGGAACCACCTGCGACTCGCCAAGGCTCCGATCAACTACCTGCGCGCCCTGCTGCGCAACCCGGTCGATTTCGCGACCATCTTGAGCCGCCGAAACAGCGAGCAGGACGCCGATGCTCAACGCCTCCAGCAGCGCACCCAAGCAGTTTCCCTTGCTCGACAGAACGCCGGCCGCACGTTCATCGACGTCGAGGGTCAACGCCAGTTCGTCATCGGTACCCAAGGCGATGCGATGACAGTTTTCACGCTCACTGAGTCCATCGGCCGCCAAGCCGTCGGCTGGATGCCCTCCTTCGCTGACGCGCTGAAGCGCGGCACAATCCGGCCTGCAACCGCGATGGATCTCGAACGTTTCG
This window encodes:
- the korA gene encoding KorA family transcriptional regulator, whose product is MQVFLIPQKQIEEEIRRGRLQAVKIQRVATKQWFPLFEVGDDAANVVVCSIRVQAKEEVRYWADLRLLVEWLRERCGVESCVLLLSEFNPKPGEP
- a CDS encoding lytic transglycosylase domain-containing protein — translated: MSRVILLAALSAAMVAVAGQANAYAGTSADVMEIAKQCAPNVSPITMGSLVAHESRNNPIAINVNGNYRLSSQPGSEAEAIQTIATLEANGANFDVGYGQVNSANFLKLGVSGSDLLDPCVNLRASAAVLTGCYSRAVQTYGEGQTALLHALSCYNTGSQSRGIANGYVSKVVAHVRALQIPALTDDAGGVTRGAPSISSSTQQGKAAAEKLPVKATAAAMRDPQDLENQGAFSRDDPGAFGSVKPEP
- a CDS encoding H-NS family nucleoid-associated regulatory protein, whose amino-acid sequence is MVGGEKAPKGPARYRDPANPFNTWSGRGKRPHWLRDYLDQGRLLTDFEVRDPED
- a CDS encoding TrbM/KikA/MpfK family conjugal transfer protein encodes the protein MKLHRTIALFVSIAAGVVPPPAFAKDACASLLCMAGEATGGGGGSSCNKPIEDFLSIVEYRHGHVDLNATPNARRSYLNSCPGSNQDTSSIDSIISAFGSVTHL
- a CDS encoding autoinducer binding domain-containing protein, translated to MAALQPISLNLGHETVRLNVTPAEAGFLIERESFSTAPVGKIGPKITQVLLANDASISEFMKSEPHSDRVGPVLEHLLREAMYVAPESSEPASIEEQLAVLNRLSRATDEIELLYCINAVIRGLGATSFMYFLAQDDSSGQPASYRILTSHAEALQIYVSLRMYAGDPALERARGHPEPFFSSDFGKIQKMNGGGRKIAERARGFGMKSLAVVPAHHRGSNHFGVLYAATDTLPEENGEERLRANQALFRALSAQVFEWYMRKEASVAFRNTGLTPLELQILNAWKRGFQLDAIAEVLNISPTSLKRLHLPSINEKLATKTIRSSVQVASDLGLLPLVSDRKVAYVLYSPKHGVFLRADGACPAFSKLFPGPTEEAQIFDDIAAANELIDEVMPNQRGELEFRRVDVHCFATSASREECVAVGLPWWEPEADQEDEGTWAERNGPSTSYH
- a CDS encoding ParA family protein, yielding MSDVRPRVDKPILSIAPDVKHRLPGVPLSDLRKVADHASKMLVNVRESMLAPHPRKKSPIFTTSQIAALCRIDRKKVIYSWDKPELGLPPGTATNRTREFTLAEAREWISKLAPFKRRPEGVKGKKIAIGNFKGGVSKTTTAMTLAQGLSLYGRRVLLIDLDPQASLTALTGILADSEVEDDQTVLPLVYGDQTDVRYAISPTYWDGIDLIPASAALFGAEFYLPFKQSKDPNFEFWNVLNKGLNSILDDYDAIIIDTPPALSYMTINAFMAADALIVPTPPSALDYASSTQFWNLFADLADNMKGLVPDVELKRFDFIHVLLSKVDSNLASTHAVRDWINRTYESFVLPIEIPTTTVTASAAAEFGTVYDISKYEGSNRTYQRAREAYDRFAEMIDQEIVALWDAEKEATNGN
- a CDS encoding ParB/RepB/Spo0J family partition protein: MGIKDRLAAKSALIAPVIAEEPSNLPRAPKTAPGALMHAMPLLKEKQAEIDALAAEMQGLREKIAEGSDGGVEVSISKLVEVPGRRRHMSAEKYAELRENLRRNRLIHPVVVRRTSDDKFEIISGHHRADAYREIGRDTIRAVVDSGSEDEADAGAFFANLMQSDLTDFEKYVGFKARASRHPNLTRAAIAEQAGLTEAMVSYIFSFDYLPSDVLSILEERPSLLGANAGYALATLTKQGKANQVVEAVKRLASGTIDQSQAVKLASSDPSKTKSAPAAPVTTKIKVGKSLYCELRRAKNVVRVQFQSDEEAARVQSAIAKVLEAESKHSAVKLESE
- a CDS encoding Replication protein O yields the protein MSIAQRIVAGEGETHLQDSAALTAFRCDSTNLPWIIFRAAFRAAHIEQISPRARAVLSALARTVDAAKPFAAIFARRELLTGRAMQSMRTFYRSLDDLETAGLIDRRPQARYVEAGLFGRAYLHLTEHAAALLGLIVDPEPARAPENPLPQSVISTVPTESDSSFPTPSAKVADGGICKDLSPSVFQKRQPGKLPADLQRLRALGFLDFFIFKLMREAREHGKRLSDVVEATWNHLRLAKAPINYLRALLRNPVDFATILSRRNSEQDADAQRLQQRTQAVSLARQNAGRTFIDVEGQRQFVIGTQGDAMTVFTLTESIGRQAVGWMPSFADALKRGTIRPATAMDLERFADAQRASIGTQQHWIKPNQRSQVNRASTAQVAPTRPPVTTAVRDHIAGLRQLLQPRGLVA